In Isachenkonia alkalipeptolytica, one DNA window encodes the following:
- a CDS encoding DMT family transporter, translating to MEDKALGKVYLIMGLGILGVSVSAVLIRSTEAPSTVIAMYRMVFTFLLFTPLVIKKGGLPLKIIGRRGIALALLSGFFLALHFAAWIESLKHTTIASSTVLVSLQPLFTATLGYFFYKERLRRGQIVGMGIAILGSAFIGLSDFIGGGGHFYGDLLAVLGGAFASVYVLLGRGLRKTVGNLDYVYLAYGSCSVTLLAANLLGQTPLTGYSGNDYLIFIGLAVFSTIGGHTVFNWALKYVEANKVSVALLGEPIGATMLGFLILREVPSQAQLISAGIILLGLYIFIKDSFQRKKTTAALS from the coding sequence ATGGAAGACAAAGCACTGGGAAAAGTTTACTTAATTATGGGTCTTGGCATACTGGGTGTCTCCGTCTCCGCGGTTCTGATCCGCTCCACGGAGGCCCCCTCAACGGTCATTGCCATGTATCGAATGGTGTTCACCTTTTTACTGTTCACCCCTCTGGTGATAAAAAAAGGCGGCCTTCCCCTAAAAATCATTGGAAGGCGGGGCATTGCCCTGGCCCTCCTTAGCGGATTTTTTCTGGCCCTCCATTTTGCCGCATGGATCGAATCCCTAAAACACACCACCATTGCTTCCTCTACGGTGCTGGTAAGCCTGCAGCCCTTATTTACCGCCACCCTGGGATACTTCTTTTATAAGGAACGCCTCCGCCGGGGGCAAATTGTGGGTATGGGAATTGCCATTTTGGGCAGTGCCTTTATCGGACTTTCCGACTTCATCGGCGGTGGCGGGCATTTTTACGGGGATCTACTGGCGGTACTGGGAGGGGCCTTTGCTTCCGTATATGTGCTGCTGGGTCGGGGACTTCGAAAAACCGTGGGCAATCTGGACTATGTATACCTCGCCTATGGAAGCTGTAGTGTTACCCTGCTGGCGGCCAATCTCCTAGGGCAGACCCCCTTAACCGGCTATTCGGGAAATGATTATTTGATATTTATCGGTCTTGCGGTATTTTCCACCATCGGTGGCCATACCGTCTTTAACTGGGCCTTAAAATACGTGGAGGCCAATAAAGTATCCGTGGCACTGTTGGGAGAGCCTATCGGAGCCACGATGCTGGGGTTTTTAATCCTCCGGGAGGTTCCCAGCCAAGCCCAGCTCATCAGTGCCGGGATTATCCTTTTGGGCCTGTATATTTTTATCAAAGACAGCTTTCAAAGAAAAAAAACCACCGCCGCCCTGTCCTGA